In Candidatus Eisenbacteria bacterium, the DNA window GAAAACTGGATGGGTGGAACGAGAGAAGGCGTGTGGTCGCGAAAACTTATCACGAGGGGCTCTCGGAGAACACAGATTGTGTCTTGCCAGTAGAACAGCCGGAGACAAGGGGAAACCATCACCTTTACGTGATAAGGCATCCGGAAAGAGACCGGCTCCAGGAGTGGCTCAAGAAGAACGGAGTTGCGACTCTGGTGCACTATCCTGTTCCCGTTCACTTACAGGAAGCGTATAGAGACCTCGGCCTGAGAGAAGGGGACCTTCCGGTAACAGAAGCTGCAGCGAAAAGAATAGTTTCTCTCCCGATATTCCCTGAGATTCTTGATTCGGAAGTTGAGGAAGTCGTCAAGCGTGTCAATGATTTCTAGCAGCGGTTTCCAGGACTCGGACAAGAAACTTAAAGTCATCATTCTGCACAACATAATAAATCCTCATGTAAATCCGCTTTTCGAAGCCATATCAAACCTTCCGGACATAAGCTTGAAAGTATATTTCCTGAGCGAGTCAGCAAAGGATAGAAAATGGTCGGTTGAAACGAAACTGCCGTTTCAATACGAGATTCTGTCAAACACGGTTCTGAACCTGCACGACAGGGAAAGAGGCTTGTTTCCTTTTGTCATAAACCCATCAATAGGGCTGAAGCTTTTCAAAGAAAGATACGATGTCCTGGTTTGCTCGGGATGGGAATCTCCTTCTGCGTACATGGCGTTACTTGTGTGCAAGCTGAGAAAGAAGCGGTTTGTGCTCTGGTCCGGGACAACGGTGAATGAAAAGAGCTCTCGGTGGAAATTTACGACCCCGTTTAAGAAGCTGCTGGCCGCGAAATCCGACGCGTGCATCAGCTACGGAACGCTGTCGAGGGAATTCCTGGTGTCTCTCGGCGCCGAGAAAAGAAAAACATTCATCTCTTATAACACCGTTGATGTGGAATATTTCCGGGACAGGGCGAATTCCGCCCGGAATGAAAGACGGAAGATTCTCGACAAACTCGGCGTAAGCGGAGACAGCAGCATAATCCTGTATGTCGGCCAGCTGATACAACGCAAGGGTATAGACCATCTGTTGAAGGCCTATGGAAGACTTAGACGTGAAGATACGAGCGCCAGTCTGTTCATAGTCGGCTACGGCCCGGAGGAGAGGGCGCTGAAGGAAATGTGCATCAGGGACAACATACCGGATGTTCACTTCAAGAGTTTCATTGACCTGCCGGATTTGCCTGAAATCTATGCAGTCTCCGCAGTCTTCGTTCTTCCGTCCAAGATTGAGGTCTGGGGTCTGGTCTTGAACGAGGCGATGGCCTGCGGGCTTCCGATCATAACCACGAACACGGTAGGAGCCTCAAGAGACCTGGTCGAGGAAGGCGTGAACGGGTTTGTCGTCTGTGCCGGAGATGAGGAAGCGCTTTACTTAGGGATGAAGACGCTGGTTTCCGACCGGCCGCTCAGAGAACGGATGGGACGGGAATCGCTCAGGATCATAAGCGGGTTTACATACAAGAACGTAGTCCGCGGTTTCCAGGATGCTTTTGAATTCGTTAACCGGAGCAAGAGCAGCATGTCATCGGCGGGCCCGTAGCCGCACCCAATCAGACCGCTATCTATTCCACAGCCGCATTCGCACTGCACACATTCTTGTTAAGCGCAGAGTGAAGACCTGGGCCCGGTTCTTGAGCGCAGCGCAACCATGAACTTGAGAGTTCGCGTGATGTGCCGTTTCCTGGAACGCAGACTGAAGGCCCACTTGGAGGTGCCGTGCTCGCGCTTCCCGAAACTGACATCGAAAGTCTGGACCTTGAAGCCGTTGGACTTGGCCAGCCAGAAGAAGTAGAGGTCGAGGGAAAGGTCTGTTGGCGGGAACACGGCAAGACCAAGCAGGTCGCGGTGGAACGCCTTGGGTTGGGCATTTATGTCAGGAAGACGTTTTCCGAGAATAATCGCGGCCGCGGTCTCCATCCCGAAAGTGAAAAGCCTGTCTCCGGCAGGCCTTCCACGACGCCGGCCTTTCACAAACGTACGGCGGGGATTCTTTGCCGACTCCAGGATATCGAAAGCTGTCAACACATCTTTCGGCGGCGTCTGCCCGTCCGCGTGAGTCCAGGCCAGGTACTCTCCGCGCGCCGCGCGGAGGCCGGTCAGGATGCCGTGACCGTAACCGACGTTGGGGGCCGGGACTGTTGCGACAACGATGTACGGCTTTCCCTTTATCTCACGGTCGAGTGCAGAGGCGCTGTCATCCGTGCTGCCGTTATTCACGAGCACAAGCTCCCAATTGTCACCCGGCCGGTACAGCTCAGCAAACCGCGAAATGAGCGAAGGCAGGTTCAAAGCCTCATTGTAACAAGGAACGACGATGGACTTGCGGACGGTCATAGAGAGAGACTCTCCCGCGGCCTGACCTTACGGAATACAACAAACTTCATGCCCAGATAGTTCGAGATTGTGGATGCGCCGGTGGCGAACAGCCACGCCAATGGCTTCGTGGCTCCCAGCGCAAGCAGCACGGAATTCGTTAGAGTGTTCAGGCCCAGGGTGAGCAAGTAAAGCACGGCGAATGGTATCACTTGGGAGGAAGCCTTTCTTTCTCCCGCACGGAAAACCACCTTGCGATTAAGCACGAAAGCCAGCGAAGCACCGGCCGCAAAGCTCGTGGCCTTGGAGACCGGGATTGGGATTACCGGAACCAGATAGACCAGAGCAAAGTAGACCAGGAAATCCGTCGCCACTGCCATACATCCGACGATGACGAAGCGAACCATCTCGCCTACCTGCGCGTTGACCCGTTTTTCACCGTTCTGGTTCATACCCTACCTGGCCGCAAGAGGTCGTCCGCCACGAAAAACCTCATTCCAGTACTGAAACGTCAGCAACTCCTCGGGCGTACCCCACGGGATATATTTCTCGACGGGGAAAGACTTCACTCTCATACCGCGTTCTACCATTCGGCGCGCTATCGTGTCTATGTAGAATTCGCCGTTGATCCGGTCGTTCTCGGCGATCATTGCGTCCACTTCCCGGAGAAACGTGTGCCCGTCCCTGAAAAGGAATGTGCCTGTGATAACTTGTTGTTCCCCGGCGGGCACTCCCGGAACGAGTTTCTTGACGGATACAGTCTTTATTCTGCCTTGCTCCGCCGCAAACCAACCGTACATTTGCGGACGCCAGATCGCCGGAAGATGACCGTGAGCGCTCACAACGACGAGGTCCCAATCCTGGGTGCTCTCCATGTGGAGCCACTCGTCAACATTGTAAAGATACCCGGTGTCGCAGGGGGCGAACAGCACAGGAGCATCGAGATCTATGATTGGGGAACTTCCGTCCGTACCGAGCACACCGATCCTTGCCGTACACGCCTGGCCCTCGGTCACGTGCCTGAGCGGCTCGATTCGTGCCGCGGGCCGCAGCATGGAAATGACATGCCGAAACCGGTCATCCAGTGCGTGCTCCTCCAAAGCGACCAGCACCCTGCTCAGAGGTATTGGCAGGCAGGCGATAGCTTGAGCAATCATCGGACTCCCTGCCACATCTATGAGAGGTTTCGGGTCATGGTAACCTTGCTCAGTGAACCGCGTTCCGCGCCCCCCCATTGGAATCACTTGACTCGCCAGAGAACGCGCCCCGGCCACCCTTTCCAAGAATGGATCCAGAGCGCGCATAGCCAACGCCCACGATTCGTAGTCGCGAAGGTCCTCGGGAGTGCCCCATTGATAGAAATGCGACAGAGGATAAACCCCGACCTTGGCGCCCTTCTCAATGAGATGTTCCATCACCGTGCTCACGTAGAATTCATTCTGCACCCGCTTCCCGCTTTCGATGAGCTCATAACTCAGACGCTTGAGGTCGCACCCACGCCTGAAATAGTATAACCCGCTGGAAGCAAACTCTTCGAACCGGTTTGGAGTAAAGTGGTGCTTCTCCCTGATCTCAAGGACTCGTTCCCCGTCGTTCCGCATGTATGCATAAAGGGTAGGGCCCAAAGAGTGAGGGTGAAAACCTTTGTACGCCGTCATCGCGCCATCGAACCTGCCTTGCCTCAACCAGCTCACGAAATTCTCAAACGACCAGTCAACTCCAAAGTCGCAGTAATTCAGGAGAATGTCCTCATCGTCCGGCAAATGCCTTGCACAAGATAGCACTGTCCTGACCGGACCATCCTTGTGGGGCTCAACGAGGACAGTGGCTGCCCCTGGCCGCAATTTACGGAGGACCTCAGGCAACTCAGTTTCATCCGCATGGCGCCGGTTTATTGCGAAAAGAAATTTGGACTCCTGAGGGAAGCAGGAGAGGACTCTTTCGATCATCGGGACGCCATCCACTGGTATGAGCGGCTTGGGTTGTGTATAGCCCGCCCGCAGGTAGCGGTCGCCAAATCCTGCCATGGGAATAAAGATCAGCATTGATCCTGCTATGGTGTCTGGAGACGAATACGATACTGCTCGGATGGCATCGAAACAACTTTGTCGGGCTCGTCGTCGGGCAGATAGCAAGCACATTCGCCCAGCGCTTCCTCGAGCCAGTCATGAGCCGCGAGGATCTCGCACGTATCATCGAGCTGTTCAAGGTTTCGAGCCACAGCTGCTCGTTGTCCCTGTGCGTCCACAAGTACTAATGAACGCCCGAGACCGGAAAGCGCATTCTCTGCAAGAGACCGCAAGTCATGAATGACGTCAATCTGTACTTTGCTCGCATAGACCGCCGCATCCGGAAATAGATAGCGCACAGAACCGCTCTCTTTGCGAGACGGAAGGCGTCGAGTCTTTCCGCCCTGCAGATCCATGACATCGGCTCCCAAATAATGGGCAACACGTTTCTCGAAATGAGGCAGATTCTGAAAGCGATCGCAAATGCGCCGGTCGATCTGTTCAGTCAGAAGCACGGCACGAGCAGCGTCCGGCGCAATGACCACCAAGCCGTGTGAGCGAAGCAAGAAGACTTGTTCGTCGAAGCTCTTCCGGAGATCCCGCAGAGCAAGTGCAATTCCTCTGCCCGGGCGCAGATAGGGTACAGTTTCCACGAGTCCACCCAACCCGCCGTCCCGCGACGAGCACGCGAGCAGCAGAACGCCCAGGGAATGTGTGTGCGCAACTACCCGGCCCGGCAGAGTATGAAAATAGGTTTCCAGCGATGGCCGCGGCACGAGTGAGAAAAGTTCCGCATCCGCCTGCGGGTCACCATCCACTGCTCGAAGCGCAGTCTCCAGGCAAACCCGGGCAAAGCCTCCTTCACCAGCCACGTCCTTGAGGCGCTTTCCACTGGCCTTGACCCAGAGCTCCCCGTCCTCCGTTTTGACCGAGACATTGCCTCCCGGACCCTGGACCCACCACGGCTTCCCCAGCCGTTCTCCCATTATCCTTAGCTCTTCAAGCGCATTGTTCATGGCAGGAGTTCCACTATTGCTTTCTGAAGGCTTTCCTGCGAGTTCACATGGAGAAACGGAATCCCAAGAGTATGTGCTGCGGCGCCGTCCTTGGCCGGACTGTCGCCCATGATCATGCAGTCTTCGGCCTGTACTCCCAGGCGTTCCATGGCGAGCAAGAACACCTCCGCGGCCGGCTTGTCCTCAGGAACTTCCTCACTTGCCGCCAGAACATCGATAAGAGCGAGGAGACCGAAGGACTCAAGCTTCCAGAGCTGAACTTCAAGAGTAAGGTCGGTAACAATTGCCGTCTTGCCCCCCCGGGCGTGCCAGGCCAGGATCAGTTCTCGCGCGCCTGTTCGGAGACTGGCTTTTCCGATGAACTCCTCCCAGAAGGTACGTTCCCAGCTCCGTACCCGGGGCAGAAGGTCAGAACGTCCGGATCTGTGCACGAGTTCGCTCAGATAGAGCAGCCGTGAGTGTGCGCTTGCGCGCGCACCGAGTCGCTCCTTCACCGCCATGCGTGATTCTTCCCAGAGACAATTCACTTCAGGCTGTCCCAGGTTGAGTTCGACCTCGACCAGCCGGAGTAATTTCGCGCGCGCCTGTTCCTCAGGGAACCTATACTCATAAAGCGTATCGTCAAGATCGAGCAGCAAAGCTCGCGGGCGCTTAGCTCCGGCCTGGTTCATGAAAATTCTGTGCCTGAGTCGGTTGAAAAAAAGCGGTCACCGCGCAGGCGCGTGCTTATCGCATGAACAACGATGAGCTGCGCCAGTCCGCGACCACCCGGCAGCCATCCTCCCTCCTGCACCAGCTCATCGAGATTCGGAATCAGCGCGCTGGCCATAGTCCTCAGCTGTTCCGCATCCACATCACCATCGATGGTGATGCGGTCGCGGTTAAGTGTTTCCGCCGGATTCCAATCCATAGATAGCGAAGGAATCTCCTCAAGCACGTCGATGAGCAGATGCGGCTCAATCAGGCTTGAGAGCTCGAGTTCCATGTACACAGACGTATCCGTCGGCGAGGTCTGCAGCTTGTGGCGAACAACCAAATCAGCATAGCCCATTTGCGGCCGCACGAATTGCCTGGCATCCTCCATCCGCTCGTCCATCTGCCGGCTGGCTTCTTCAACCGTATAACCGCGTTGGTTCGTGTCGCGGGCCAGCTTCCACGCCCGGCGGAGATCCTCGTCGGGATCCATGAATACCCTAAGGTGGAAAAGGGGTCGCTGGGATGCAAGATAGAAAAGATGCAATCCAATTACTGCCATGAAGTCATTAGCCTGGATGCGTTCAACAGGAGTGAAGCGCCCCTTGTCGTGGTCATAACGACGCTTGCGCACCTCTCCCCCCCGGCGCAGAGCCATCAGACCTTCAAGCTGTGCCTGAAGTCGATTCCCCCGCGGATTGAGATGGCTGTACCGCCGCCACATCGCGTGGCCTCGCTCCCATTTGTGGTCATCGTCGCCCTCGATGAGAGAAATCTGGGATCCGAAAAGTTGGGTCAGGTCCCGGCCCAGGGTGTGCTTTCCCGCGCCGCTGTCGCCTGCGATGCCGATCATGAAACTTTCGTCGCGGAAGCGATATATTGAGTTAGACCGTACGCCACGCCGGTACATCACGTAGACAGCAAGACTCGTTGTGGAAAAGAGGAGTGTCCACGCTATGCTGGAAGCACGCGTGCCGAACAGTGCAGGCGCCGCTTGTTGCAGCGCAGCAGCCGCCGAGCTGCCAAACCCCTTGCCCATAGTCGGATCCAGACTTTCCAGGAATACGAGTGGGTCGCCGATAAAGAAGTAGACAAGATAGGCAGACGAGATTGCAAAGACGACGAAGCGTCCGCTGCGGGTGAAACGGGCACCCAGATAGGCAATGAATGGAATGGACCAGACGAACCAGCCCGGTTGAGGCGGTACCAGACTCACGAGAGCCAGGTACAGTGCTCCAAGAAACCAGAGTGTGAGCTCGCGGTTGATCTTACGGTAGCTCGCAAACCTGAGGAACGTCACCATCAAAACAGCAGGCGCCGCATAGAGAAGCAGTCCGCTCTGCCCATAAGGCACTGCTACCGCCCAAATTTTCTTCGCCTCCGGACTGCCCAGAACCATCTCGCGGAAGGCGGGCAGTGTAAGCGGATATGCATAGAGCGCAAGAGCCATGAGCCCGCTGACAAGACTGAACCTGAACCAGGCAAGGCGCCGCCTTGGCAGCCGGAAGAGATAAACTGCCGCAAAGGGAACTGCGATGATTATGTGCCCCTTTGCCGCGAGGGCAAGACCAAAAACGAGCGCGCCTAGAGTAATGCGTTTTGTGAAAATCAAGTAAAGCGCAGCACAAAGCAGGGCCGTTGGAATCAGGTCAAGTTGGCCGTGAATATATGTTGCGTAAAAAATCACAGGGCTGAGCCAGTAAACGATCAGAACCTCGCGCACACTCCGTTGGGTCCAGCGCACCAGGAGCAGGCAAACAACAATGTCGGCGGCGAGGAGCGGGAGTCTCAGGAGAAGCAATCCGATGTGAGATGCCGGGTCGAATGAGAAAATCAACGCCGGCAGCCAGGAGATTGCACCTACGAGGAGCATTCCTGGCCCGTACGGGAACGCCAGAGGCTCTCCGCGTCCGAGAAAGATCTGCCATGGGTTTGAAAAGTGAGTGTGTACGAACTCGTAGAAAAACGGAGCGAACCATCGGGTTGCAAAGTGGGAGCCAAACAAGATTGCCGCACACAATTTGGCTGCAAGCCCGGCCCAGAACAACTTGCTCCCCGCGACCAGGCGCAGCTCATTGCGTAGCTCCCGGCGGTCGAGGTCTATTGCCGCCCGCGGTTCTTCGCCCGAACCTTGAGTGACCGGTGAGCCGGCTGACTTTTCGGAGGTTCTCTTGTCTGGACCGGCAACCACTTTTTCTGTGATTTCACTCATGGTTTGCTCCAGAGGTCTGGTCTCTTCGTGCAAGCTGCGTCAAATCGCCGCCCAGCCAATGTTGCCCTAAACTGACCAATGCTTTCTGACCCATGTCCCTGCAGCTCAGGGCTCACCACACAAATTTGGAAACGCTCGGCAATTCGCTGCCAGTCCTTCTCATCCCCGGGGTAGGCCGTAAAGCAGTCAGCCCATACCCAGCGTGCCTTTCCAGCCCAGCCAAGAACCCATTCGCATGGTTCGTACTCTGAATACCGCACGGCAATCCGGCTCTCGCCCGAACGGAGGAGCTTCACCGCCGCCGGCACGGAACAATCCAGAAAGAAAAAGTCTTCGATGTTGTACCGCTTCGCCAAATCAAGTACACGCGCCTCAATACCCTCGCACTTGACGTTGAAAATGCAGGGTCGCCCGCCGATGTGCGGAAAATATTCCTCTATGTCCGGACCGCTTGTAAACGGCTCGTGAGTTATGATGACGCGATCACCGTCAGAGCGCAAGTCGAACTCAATTCCGAGCGAATGCGGAATCTGTCGCAATTCTTCGATTGTGTTGACCCTGTGACGGTAAAGCTTCGACACTTGTCCCCCTCGCCCGCCTAATTGCGTCTCAGCAGGACCAGCTGGTAGACTGCACTATCGTCACCCAGCCGGCCGGCTTCTTTCCAGCTTCCACCCAAACGTTCAACTGCTTTCACCGCCTCAGACGGTCTGCCAATGATCGCCGAGATGCGCTCCCGCTCATAGTCAGGGATCTCCCTGAAACCTCGCCCGCCGGCGTAGGTAGGCGAAAAGGTTTCTGCAGCTCTCCGCTTCACCGCATAGTACGCAGGGTAGTCAGTATACACCCACTCGTCCTGCCCGATACAGTTCGCCACAAAACGCTCCACCGGAGCAGGATCGCTGGCTTTCCACTGTGAGGCGACAAGAACCGTGCGGTAGGGTAAACCTACGGCGATTGCGATGCCGATCAGAACTACGGACGGGAACTTTGTCCAGCGAGAGCTGCCGCTCCGGCCTAGCTCTAGCCCGGCGGCAGAACACAACGCGATGGGTGCAAAGCCCATCCAAGCATATATGGCACCGTACTTGCCCACAAAACCCATGATGACCGGAAGCACGATCGCGATGGCGAGGCCGAAGAAGGCCATCGAACGAAATCGAAACTCCCGGGCAATGACATCCCGGGCCATCAAGTAAGCCAGCAACAACATGAGTATCAGCAAGCTCGAGTCAAAAGTATAGAGGTTCGAAAGCGAATGGACAAAGGTCCTCAAGTCCTCGAGGAAACGGTTGTTGTGCAGGACGACCGTCTGAGCGACGCGGCCGGTCATCATGTGCCCTGACAAGAATGTTGCTTCGAGAAATCGCCTGCCGTAGCCGATGACGGCGTAGCTGCCAAGGAGCGCAACCAAGCCAACCGCCATACCAACGCCCAGCCATATCATTGAAAACCGAATCTCCCGGTTGACCAGGAAAAAGAGTGCCACGCAAAATAGCCCGGCATACGCAATAAGCTGAATTCCTGCCAGAGAGCTCAAGAAGCCCAAGGAAAATAGAAGGCCAAGCCGCCAGCGCGCGTGTCGAACCGAGAATGCGTAGAGGCTGAGGGCAGAAAGAAGATACTTGACACCTTCAGGCCTGCCGTTGTGCAGGCAATCGCTGATGCCGCTGCCACTCAGGAGCAACGCAACCAGAACAACCCGGCCGGTCCCAGAGTGAAGGATGCGAAGCCGCCAAGCCGCAAGGTAAAGCACAAGAGCTCCGGCGGCCTGAAAAAGGGAGTAGAAGACTCGCGCGGAGAGAAGACCGAACCCGAAGAGGCGAAACCATCCGGCGAGCAGAAATTCATGGAGTGGTGTGTTGCTCGCCCAAATCTCAGTCCTGGCCTGCGTGAACCAGGCAGTAGAGTGAAACCCTCGGCCCAGTGCCAGGTTGGCAGCAGGATCGGTGTACATCACCTCATCGACCCACGGGATGCACCATCGGGTCGCAAGAACCAAACTGACAATGACGTAAACCCCCACGAACAAGGCGACCACGAGCACTTCTCGCCGGGAAGGCCCGGCATTAGTGCAGAGTGCATCCGGAAGTGTAATGCGAGAGTCGTTCTTCATGTGGGTTGTGACCTGAACAAAGTTTCCATCACAGAGGATTTCATAGGCACCGAAGACCCCAGGGGCCGCCGCTCACTATCCGGTCTGACCCGTGGTCAGCATTCGAGAGGATATTCTTCCACCCATGTCCAGCAACGATGTCAGATTAATATCAAATTGCGGCAATAACCTCAACAAGTATCTTCCGAAAAGCAGAATATACGACATTAGTCCCGGGGTCTATCTTGAGGCTGGATTTTTCTTTTGTTTTACTTCTTGCCTCGATTTCGGCATACTTGGGACGGATTTAACATATCGGGCTCGTTGAGTTCCAGGCGCTTCCGCCGAACACATCTCAAGCTGCCGGAGAGATACGCAAGCTGGGGGGGTTCGCCTCATGAAAATTCTTGTGACTGGAGGAGCTGGGTACATAGGAAGCGTGGTCGTTGAAAGGCTTCTTGTGCGGGGAGATTCGGTCATTGTTCTTGACGACCTTTCGACCGGGCACGCGGAAGCCCTCTCGAACGGTGTGCGCTTTGTAAAAGGAAGGGTCGGAAACTCCTCCGTTCTCAGTAAACTTCTTGCTGAGGACCCTTGCGACTGTGTACTTCATTTTGCCGCCTCAACTGAGGTGGGAGAATCGATGAAGAAGCCAGGCACGTATTACAGGAGAAACGTTTCTGAGAGCATGGTTCTTCTTGAAGCAATGGTCGAACATGACACACGGAGGATTGTTTTCTCTTCTTCTGCGGCCGTCTATGGTGAGCCGGAGAAAACTCCCATCACGGAAGAGTCGCCGACAAATCCTACCAATCCATACGGCGAAACCAAGCTGGTTTTTGAACGTGCACTTGAGTGGCACAGAAGAATCCACGGAGTTTCATCCGTGAGCCTTCGCTACTTCAATGCAGCAGGGGCGACCGGGGAAAGGGGAGAGGATCACTCTCCCGAGACTCATCTTATTCCGAACGTTCTCAAGGTCCCGCTTGGACAGAGGAAAGAGGTCTCCATTTTCGGTGACGACTACCCTACGAGGGACGGAAGCTGCCTGAGAGATTATGTCCACGTTGAGGATCTTGCCGAAGCACATATCCAGGCGATTGATGCCATGGCGGAGGGAAGGAGCGGGATTTTCAATCTGGGCAGTGAACGAGGTAACACGGTGCTGGAAGTGGTCAGGGCATGTGAAGAAGTGACCGGGAAAAGAATCCCGTTCAAGATTGTTGGAAGAAGACCCGGTGACCCGGCGACGCTTGTGGCATCTTCAGCGAAGGCAAAGAAAGAGCTCGGATGGGATCCCCGAAAACAGAATATTCTTGAGATCGTCGCAGATGCGTGGAAATGGATGAAAGAGCATCCCAGGGGCTACGCGTCTTCCAGGGGCTGATATCTACGGCTCAAGCGGGCGCCGATGAGGAGGCCATGTAGCAGCCAGGCTCGAAGGTAGGCCCCATGTCCAATGAATGGGCAGGACCGCTTAAAGAGATAGACGAATTCAAATGGGAAATCCCCAGGACCTACAAGCGCGGAATGAGGGTTCCGGGGATCATCTATGCCGACAAACGGCTTCTCAAGATCCTCACAAGTGACTCCACTCCCGAACAGGTTGCCAACGTCGCACACCTTCCTGGAATCGTAAGAGCAGCACTCGCAATGCCGGATGCACACTGGGGTTTTGGCATGCCGATAGGAGGTGTCGCGGCATTCAGGCCCGAAGATGGCGTTATCTCGGCGGGGGCGGTTGGGTACGACATCAATTGCGGAGTGCGGCTTGTAAGGAGCAATCTTACCAAGGAAGAAGTCCTTCCTGTTCTCACTCCACTCGTTGAAAGGCTCTTTGCCCGTGTGCCTTGCGGGCTCGGCTCTGAGGGAAACATAAGACTCTCCTCAAAGGATACCGACCGGGTGCTTGTCGAGGGGGCAAGTTGGGCATTGGAGCACGGATTTGGGTGGCCTGAGGACATCTCTCTTACGGAACAAAGCGGCACGCTCGATGGCGCAGACCCATCCAGAGTCGGCTCTGAGGCCAAGGACAGAGGAAGAGAGCAGCTCGGGACACTGGGGTCGGGAAATCATTTTCTTGAAGTCCAGTACGTTGAAGAAATCTACGACGATGAGGCAGCGCAGGCGTTCGGTCTGTGGAGGGACCAGGTGACCATTATGATTCACTGCGGGTCGAGAGGGCTCGGCCATCAGGTCTGTGACGATTACATCAGGATCGCATCCAGAACCATGCACGGATATGGGATTGAGCTTCCGGACAAACAGCTTGCATGTGTGCCGA includes these proteins:
- a CDS encoding glycosyltransferase family 4 protein, which encodes MISSSGFQDSDKKLKVIILHNIINPHVNPLFEAISNLPDISLKVYFLSESAKDRKWSVETKLPFQYEILSNTVLNLHDRERGLFPFVINPSIGLKLFKERYDVLVCSGWESPSAYMALLVCKLRKKRFVLWSGTTVNEKSSRWKFTTPFKKLLAAKSDACISYGTLSREFLVSLGAEKRKTFISYNTVDVEYFRDRANSARNERRKILDKLGVSGDSSIILYVGQLIQRKGIDHLLKAYGRLRREDTSASLFIVGYGPEERALKEMCIRDNIPDVHFKSFIDLPDLPEIYAVSAVFVLPSKIEVWGLVLNEAMACGLPIITTNTVGASRDLVEEGVNGFVVCAGDEEALYLGMKTLVSDRPLRERMGRESLRIISGFTYKNVVRGFQDAFEFVNRSKSSMSSAGP
- a CDS encoding glycosyltransferase family 2 protein, giving the protein MTVRKSIVVPCYNEALNLPSLISRFAELYRPGDNWELVLVNNGSTDDSASALDREIKGKPYIVVATVPAPNVGYGHGILTGLRAARGEYLAWTHADGQTPPKDVLTAFDILESAKNPRRTFVKGRRRGRPAGDRLFTFGMETAAAIILGKRLPDINAQPKAFHRDLLGLAVFPPTDLSLDLYFFWLAKSNGFKVQTFDVSFGKREHGTSKWAFSLRSRKRHITRTLKFMVALRSRTGPRSSLCA
- a CDS encoding GtrA family protein; this translates as MNQNGEKRVNAQVGEMVRFVIVGCMAVATDFLVYFALVYLVPVIPIPVSKATSFAAGASLAFVLNRKVVFRAGERKASSQVIPFAVLYLLTLGLNTLTNSVLLALGATKPLAWLFATGASTISNYLGMKFVVFRKVRPRESLSL
- a CDS encoding NTP transferase domain-containing protein, whose amino-acid sequence is MLIFIPMAGFGDRYLRAGYTQPKPLIPVDGVPMIERVLSCFPQESKFLFAINRRHADETELPEVLRKLRPGAATVLVEPHKDGPVRTVLSCARHLPDDEDILLNYCDFGVDWSFENFVSWLRQGRFDGAMTAYKGFHPHSLGPTLYAYMRNDGERVLEIREKHHFTPNRFEEFASSGLYYFRRGCDLKRLSYELIESGKRVQNEFYVSTVMEHLIEKGAKVGVYPLSHFYQWGTPEDLRDYESWALAMRALDPFLERVAGARSLASQVIPMGGRGTRFTEQGYHDPKPLIDVAGSPMIAQAIACLPIPLSRVLVALEEHALDDRFRHVISMLRPAARIEPLRHVTEGQACTARIGVLGTDGSSPIIDLDAPVLFAPCDTGYLYNVDEWLHMESTQDWDLVVVSAHGHLPAIWRPQMYGWFAAEQGRIKTVSVKKLVPGVPAGEQQVITGTFLFRDGHTFLREVDAMIAENDRINGEFYIDTIARRMVERGMRVKSFPVEKYIPWGTPEELLTFQYWNEVFRGGRPLAAR
- a CDS encoding class II aldolase/adducin family protein, translating into MNNALEELRIMGERLGKPWWVQGPGGNVSVKTEDGELWVKASGKRLKDVAGEGGFARVCLETALRAVDGDPQADAELFSLVPRPSLETYFHTLPGRVVAHTHSLGVLLLACSSRDGGLGGLVETVPYLRPGRGIALALRDLRKSFDEQVFLLRSHGLVVIAPDAARAVLLTEQIDRRICDRFQNLPHFEKRVAHYLGADVMDLQGGKTRRLPSRKESGSVRYLFPDAAVYASKVQIDVIHDLRSLAENALSGLGRSLVLVDAQGQRAAVARNLEQLDDTCEILAAHDWLEEALGECACYLPDDEPDKVVSMPSEQYRIRLQTP
- a CDS encoding HAD-IA family hydrolase, whose translation is MNQAGAKRPRALLLDLDDTLYEYRFPEEQARAKLLRLVEVELNLGQPEVNCLWEESRMAVKERLGARASAHSRLLYLSELVHRSGRSDLLPRVRSWERTFWEEFIGKASLRTGARELILAWHARGGKTAIVTDLTLEVQLWKLESFGLLALIDVLAASEEVPEDKPAAEVFLLAMERLGVQAEDCMIMGDSPAKDGAAAHTLGIPFLHVNSQESLQKAIVELLP
- the galE gene encoding UDP-glucose 4-epimerase GalE; protein product: MKILVTGGAGYIGSVVVERLLVRGDSVIVLDDLSTGHAEALSNGVRFVKGRVGNSSVLSKLLAEDPCDCVLHFAASTEVGESMKKPGTYYRRNVSESMVLLEAMVEHDTRRIVFSSSAAVYGEPEKTPITEESPTNPTNPYGETKLVFERALEWHRRIHGVSSVSLRYFNAAGATGERGEDHSPETHLIPNVLKVPLGQRKEVSIFGDDYPTRDGSCLRDYVHVEDLAEAHIQAIDAMAEGRSGIFNLGSERGNTVLEVVRACEEVTGKRIPFKIVGRRPGDPATLVASSAKAKKELGWDPRKQNILEIVADAWKWMKEHPRGYASSRG
- a CDS encoding RtcB family protein; its protein translation is MSNEWAGPLKEIDEFKWEIPRTYKRGMRVPGIIYADKRLLKILTSDSTPEQVANVAHLPGIVRAALAMPDAHWGFGMPIGGVAAFRPEDGVISAGAVGYDINCGVRLVRSNLTKEEVLPVLTPLVERLFARVPCGLGSEGNIRLSSKDTDRVLVEGASWALEHGFGWPEDISLTEQSGTLDGADPSRVGSEAKDRGREQLGTLGSGNHFLEVQYVEEIYDDEAAQAFGLWRDQVTIMIHCGSRGLGHQVCDDYIRIASRTMHGYGIELPDKQLACVPISSEEGKAYLGAMAAAANFAWANRQCILHLTRQAMEEIFRRSAEDLDLRMIYDLAHNIARLEEHEVEGKKTKLWVLRKGATRAYPPGRPDIPEPYSHVGQPVLIPGDMGRCSYVLVGTEKAMKETFGSTCHGAGRLMSRTQAVKTTRGRRIREELEAKGIIVRYDGKQTLHEEVSEAYKDVNQVVDVVEGAGIAKRVAKLRPMGVIKG